ACTAAACTGCACTACTGCCATGCTTTGTACCAGCCTGGCCCCAGTGGGTTACCTAATTCAAAACAATCACACACTGTGTTGCTGCCTGAGAGTATGTGCCTGCCACCAGTCAGACTCAGCACTCGCGGCTTTAAGTACTTTAATGGCATTTCAGACTGGAAAACCTCAGTAATGTAAAGTCTTTTTTAGTCTCAGTGCTCTATGAAATGGCCCTGCTCCCAGCACAGTTACACACTCCACTCTCTGGGTTAATACCCCTCAGCCTGCATGGAGATGGAGTCAGCTCTTTAGCAGCACAACACCTGGGTGTCTCCCCTCACACACCTCCCTGCACCTCTCCACATCTCCAACAGCGAGCTCACTGGCTGAGGCTGTTCACACTGATACAATAACTCATCACATCTTCTCATGAAACAGCAAGACACTGCTCTGCCTATGAGACTTTTTACAAGAGGACAGTCAGTGTGGGAATGAGTGTGAATAGCTGCTCAAAGAAACCTGTGCTATCATCCCCCTTTATTGAATAAGGGTTCTAGTTAGCATAACTAAACAACACTACCTCTATTCTAATACAGCACACAACTTAATAGTGATAAACTGCTCCTTCTGATTCCATAATGCCCACATTATGCCAAACCAATAAAGAACAGTGTGTTGACTCTAGTGGAATCGCACACTGCATTCACCCAATCCCTGGCCTTCTAAGGACACCTGAAAAGCTCTGTCACACTAAATTACACATCCCTTTCGTGAGCCGACACAGTGGAGATTGAAGAGGTCCTTGTTGCTTCAACTTGATGTGATGGACTAAAAGAGATAGTGTTGTGTtaggaggaggtgggagggccACTGACAAAGGAAGAGATTACCCAGAACCCACCTCTCAACTCATCTACCCTCTCCAATCCACAGTGCTATTGTGTGAAAAGGTATGGATCCTTCCCAATACTGTGAGGAGAGACAATGCCAATGTGTATCCATGCAGCCCACCTGATTGCTGAACTGGGTATCCAATCCCTTTGGTAAATCCTACCCAAGGGACGGGAGAGAAATATGCCAGCTCTCCATGCAAATACAAGCTACAAGCTTCAATTATTGGGGGAAGCTACACTCAGCTACACTCAAGAATCAAAGTGGAGGCTCTTGACCCAGAGCTGCCTCATCCACTTCACTTttcgacaacaacaaaaaacaacctCTGTTGCCATATGCTGATGCCGTCAACATAAAACTAGTATTCCCATTATCATTCTCTCCAAGTCGAATTTGTCCAtctcacacaaacaaacagctTGTTTTTCATGTCAAATATTGACACTCCTTTTCAGCTTGAAACATGTCATTTTACGTACTCCAACAACAGAGGGCATGCATTAGAATCACTTCCAAACAAGCAAATGGGGAAAAGTCTGTCCATTGTCATTAGTGAGTAAAGCCTAGCCTGTGTGATGGCAACCGGCAGTCTGAGACATGCAATGCATAATAACATAATGAAGCCTGCATCATCCATGAgtgttagtgagtgagtgagtgagtgagtgagtgagtgagtgagtgagtgagtgagtgagtgagtgagtgagtgagtgagtgagtgagtgagtgagtgagtgagtgagtgagtgagtgagtgagtgagtgagtgagtgagtgagtgaatgaatgagtgagtgagtgaatgctTGCGGGTCTGTGTATAGATGTGTGCTTGCCTGCCTGTTCGAGAgagacgagaaagagagagatgagaaagaaaGAGCCAGTTGTAAGAGATGGAGAGCAGCGAAAGCGTTATACTACTATTAGTCAGCAGCGGTTGATGATGCTAATTATCCCAGTGTGTTAAATGATTACTGAGGCTGTGAGTAATTGCTTCAGCAGCCCACAGGACTCTCCAAAATGGACTTCTTTCACAACTGTCTTATCTGGAGCAGCTAAATCAGGCAAGCCAGGAAGGCGAAGGGTGGTGGTGAATAAGCCTTTGAATTTCACAGCTGCCTCActacaaccacaaagaccaatcGGAGTCTGTTGGGCATTTCAATAGGACTCCAGCATAGAACTGATGAAAATGAAAATGTCAACGTTCTCTTGCATGATAAGGTTTACTGATGGTGGCTGTTTgaaacgtgtgtatgtgtgtacaaaGGTAACGATTGTGCATGATTATTCTGATCACAGCAGTCAGACCCTCAGTCTTCTGCAGATGGCATCCTGTTTATACCATCTACAGTATGTATCTCAATCATGACCATACCCAATGCATTGCAGAGCTCCACGTAATACACCATGCACACATCTTACCACTGGTTGTACTTTCCAATGTGTATCGAATTATTGTTATAGTGGCTATTCTCTGCTATTCTCTATGAAATGAGACATTGGATGGAAGAGGCCCACTTACGGAGACTGTTAGCAGGTACCCTGTTGGCTTGCATGTTGTCATAGTGCTGTCCATGCACCCCAATGTCTTCTGAGTGTTCTCCTGGACCAGGCTGGCGCATCACCTGGGCTAGAGCCCTGACGAAACACAAACACCTCAATCAGCTGGTCCACTCAATAATAAAGCATGACATGGAAATCAAAATAGCTCCAAAATTACAGTAGCAGTAGCTCAAATGTGCAAACCTCAATATATATCTGCTATTTATCGGAAATCCTTACAAGTCTTAATGTTTGAATAATGTAGACTCAAATTCAATCTAGGCCAATTAAATCAAAGCAATTATTCTCATGCTTGCATCGTGCTTGTAGATGACCTACCAATGACCAATTATCATATGCTCAAAGGGTTTTCGTTTGATATGCACAGTACCATTTATGCTACAGTGGGTTAGTGGGATCACCTTCCTTTGGGCATTGATAATATACTGTAGGTGGGATATATGACAAATGACAGTAGGGATCCCAACGCATGTTGAGACAAAggcagcccactgggcacagaggtcagttcaacatctagttttgatttacatttggttgagttgtcaactaacacaAGTTCAATATGAAattaacaaaaaatgtcaccatgtcattggatttaggttaaaagttgggtgaaaaaaatatgaaattcccttacgttgatgactttttgcaaatccaatcagttttccatgttgattcaaagTCATCACATTGACTCtttttgttgaaatgatgtggaaacaacattgaatCAACCCATTTTTGGGGGAAGTGAACCTTGAGTGGACGCATAACGTCAAAGAATAATGAAGCTAATTAAAATGATGAAATCTAGGGCAGTGAGATAATTAAAAACAATTGCAGGTGTAATGGAGTAAAAAAAGTGGCCTTAATGTCACCATGTGGGTGTGAGATGAAATGACATCAAGGGAGATGAGAGCATGGCTCATCACACACTACTACCTACAGCACATCTGGTTTTACCAGGACATAGTGTGCTCATTATTATTAAGTATAGCGGTCTCAATCATTCAGAATGAAAAGTATGACATTTTGATGGAATCTCAAGACACCAACGCAATTGGACAGGTATTCACAGCCACTCACAAATACAATATAGTAGGCTGCCTATGTATTGCCTATGTATTGCCTATGATTGCCAATCAAATTGTGGTCAGTAGAACTGACTGAGCATGTCCATTTATTCAATATTTTAACACTTTCCACTGGGCAAAAACAGGTTGAATCATGAATCaaggttgtttccatgtcattccAACTAACAAATCTATGTGATATGGGAAAACTGACTGGAGTCATCAAGGTAAGGAAATGGTAACCTAAATCATTAAGgtaacctaaatccaattacattttttgtttttttgttgttgatttcaaccaaatgtaaatcaaaactagaagtGTTGAtgatgtctgtgtccagtgggttaTCACCTATTTTAACAAAACAGCATCTTTAATGCATCAAAATATTTTAAGGAAACGTCTGACACCCAAATAAAAGTTACATTCCTGCATTCATTTAGGCTATCCAAAGTTGTTACTGCATTGCGCACAGCGATAGCTGGGGTTGTTTACTATGCACACACACCTTGACATGTTTTCTCTGTGTGGACGGTGCGCCTTTTCAAGTCCAAGTTTTGTGAAAATCCCAACGAGGGCCATTATGGCAACAACTCCACATATTATATACACAATTAAGTTTGTCTTATCCTTTGTGGGGTCGTGAGTGGGGTCTTTTTTCTTAGGCGGGGGTCTGCCTGTCATCATCCACGGCGGGGTGTCATAGTTTTTACAGGTGGTCTGGTCCAGCCGCGAGCTTGTAAACTCACAGCAGAATCTGAAGCCACAGGTCCCGCAGCAGTATAGGTAACTGCCCGTCTGGCACACAAACGGCGGATCCCACTGGCCCATCACATCGTAATAACCCCGGCACTTGTCCTCTGTATGCGGACTCTCGGAAACGCTATTCTCTCCGTTCAATTTTGATTCGTTGGTACCCGTTGGTACCATAATAAAGCCGTCCAGCTTCTGCCCTGGCTCCCCCTCCGCGTCGCATTCAAGAACTTTCACCAAAAAGTAGCCAAGCAACAACCCCGCGCTTCTCATCATGTGCGTCCCTTTGTTACTTTTCTTCTCCACTGTAGACAAAGGAAAGGCGATGACCAGGTATCATAACAAGCTTGTACGCATAATCCAAGAACATGAAACACAGCCATCCGCGAGGATTATCATTATTACGCACCGCAACTTCTGCGCGTAATTGTCCATCAGCGAACGATGATGTTGTATGGGAatttgtgtaaatgttatatctgTTCCAATagcttataaaaaaaaaaaccctGATGAAATCTTTAACACTGATGCGATAACAACACTTTTACAGTTGCTACAGGTATCTTGAATAGTTTTAGATCATCTCTCTGCGCTGCGCCACAGACATCCTCCGTTGACAGTCGGAGCCCTTATTGGTAGTTCACTCCAGGCAGTAGGAATATTACCGAACCGATTAccgagagagtgggagagtggggAAGAAAGATGAGGTGGAGACACTTTTGGTAGgtgggagagagacagtcagaaagagagagagagatctgatgCATGCAATCTGTTGTTTTTATACAGAACAACATGCTCGAGCTCAGATCTCAGTTTTTCATAGTAGCCTACTGCAGGCTACAGAAAAATATCTACTGTCTTCAGACAATACAATACTGTccgactttttatttatttatatgcaGGGTGCATTTAAAGGGTGCATTTAAAAGATAGAGTTGCAATTTTGCTCTTGTCTGTCAAGTCAAATGTGATTTTATGCATGTTGTATTTGACTGCAATTTATAGCCAATATATTGCACCTTATTTGTATCATTATGCATTGTTCAATAGGCCACACCTATGAAAATAGCCTATAGCCCAAGCAAACAAGGTGTGATTAGTATTGGTGTGACCTTTGTCATTGCAGTGCTGCAACTGTACTGTCATTTGAGGTGATAAAATATACATAATCAATACAATTCGTCTGACTACTGGGGCACAATTTTGTCAATGCATTTGATTTGTATACCTGTACATTTTGGTATTCTGAATGTATATCCCTTGATTGTACCACACACAAAAGGGCATGATCATATCATTATTTCTGTAAGACTTTTACTGTGGGTGTTGAAACCTCTAAAGCACTTGATTGTTGAGAACAACTCCCTAGTCAAAAAATCCTATAGGATTCCAACAGAAAAATCCTATTAGAATCCAAAAGTAAATCCTATCAGATTTTAGAACCTATCCTATAGGATTTTATTCCTATAGAATCCCATAGGAGTCCATTTGGACTTGTTccaatatgttttttatttattggaATCCAATAGGATTTTTTGACTAGGGAGATGTTCTCAACAATCAAGTGCTGCAGAGGTTTCAGTAGttttttttttggtatctgtactttactttactatttatatttttgacaacttttacttttacttcactacattcctaaataaaataatgtactttttactccatacattttccttgcaCCCAAAAGTATTCATTACATTTTGTATTaggttgggtgggggactcaggtgcagagacggacacacggacaaagagggtggaTTAGGATGTAATTTATTCAGCGTGTCTtggcagagagaagcagttcagggtggagtagcttcaggccggggtaggagctgagtggggtggagagccagtagtccagagagctggatgacgaggatatcagacaacagaggagcaggttgcggcgtgggaatggcaggcaggcaggcagcaggaacagacgggatctggtcgaaggagagacaggttacaaatgtggcagaaacaactataatactgagagagtacaactaaactgagatttgctgtacggagccaagttaccacaggtggtgtaggaacgaactggcgctggagaggtgtccagcgcgggtagataactgctggttgattgatgacaatgagccgcagctggaagtaacggagcatgagagagaatggccacaccccctgacctagatcctctgactgggctgcacagcagggggagacagacacagaccacacacacacacaggggaaaaaggaacagggaaacaagcgggaaccggaccaacagtgccgaaccgtaacagtacccccccctcaacgggcgccacccggcgacccacccggcttgtcagggtggtccctatggaagtcagccaccagctgcggatccagtataaatcgtcggggaatccaggacctctcctcgggaccgtatccctcccagtccaccaggtactgaagccctctaccacgcctccggacgtccagcagtctccgcaccgtgtaggctggatggtcgccAGTCaatacgcggtggcggagggggatccacaggcggacacaaagggctggaggagaccagcttcagctgggacacgtgaaatgtaggatggactctcatggcctggggaagcttcaaccgaacagccgaagggttgatgatggagtcgatctcgaaaggacccaaataccggggcgacagcttacgggagtcagtgcgcaggggatgttgctggaggagagccagactcgctgaccaggctggaactggggagcgactaccctgtgcctgtccgccaccctcttgttacgctctgctgtccgtagaagggcctcacgggtgtccacccacaccttgcggcagcgacgaaggttatcctgaactgacgggacggctaactccctttcttgagacgggaacaatggcggttgataccccaaagccgcctcaaaaggtgagaggccggtggcagatgaggtgagggaattgtgggcatattcgacccacgggagatgtttggcccaggtggacggggttctgggatgtcacacagcgtagagcagcctccaggtcctgattggtcctctcagtctggccattggattggggatggaaacctgatgagagactgacagaggcacccagagccgaacaaaactccttccatacccgagaaatgaactgtggacctctatcggacactatgtccacagggattccatggggacggaatacatgtaggacaaagaggtcggctgtctcactggcagacggtaattttggtaatgcaacaaaatgggcagatttagagaatctgtccacgatggtgagtatggtgtccttaccctcagacataggaagtccagtgacgaagtccaaggccacgtgagaccaaggacgactcgggactgggagaggccgcagcaggcccgaaggagccctgtgggaagccttattttgggcacagatggaacaggccgccacgtactcccggacgtcagcctcggcggatggccaccaaaagtgcctcttaagtagcgacagtgtacggttcataccagggtggcaggagaatcgtgaggtgtggatccagttgagcacttgcggccgcacggcagcgggaacatagagaaggtcggggggccatcgggccggtccaggttccaactcttgtgccgatcggacgagggactcgatttcccagtgaacagccgccaccaaacaggaagcgggcagaacaggttcaggattgctgaagtcttcattgtctgtaaactggcgagagagagcatcaggcttgacattacgtgtgccaggacgatatgttaaaataaacttgaacctgctgaagaacagagcccatctggcctggcgggagttcagcctcttggctgactggatgtaagccaggttcttgtggtctgtccagactatgaagggttgctctgctccgtctagccagtgcctccactcctccaacgccaacttgacagcaagcaactcccggttacccacgtcgtagttcttctcagcaggggtcaatctcctggagaaaaaggccacaggatggagcttctggtccgtggggggaacgttgtgacaggactgcccccacccccgaatcagaggcgtccacttccacaataaactgcaaactagtgtctggatgaataagaacaggtgaggtggtgaacagttccttcaatgtactcacagctgactcggcctcaggcgtccacaggaatggcaccttagggggaggtgagcttggtcagggggcaaccactcggctgaaacccctgatgaagcggcggtagaagttggcgaagcccaggaagcgttgtagctgcttccgagacgtgggtgtgggccactccacaaccgctctgatcttgtcagggtctggtgacacttgtccccgctcgataataaagcccaaaaaaggggacggactgccggtggaactcacatttttctgctttcacatacagtttattttccatgaggcgttggagaaccagacggacgtgggagacgtgttcatcctgtgacttagagaatattagaatgtcatccaaatagacaaacacaaaacggtgtagaaaatccctcaacacatcgttaaccatggcctgaaacactgctggggcgttagtgagaccgaatggcatgactaggtattcaaagtgtccgagaggggtattgaacccagtcttccattcgtctccggcctgatcctaacgaggtggtaagcgttacgtaggtcgagtttggtaaacacggtggcaccatgaaggggttcgaatgctgagttgatgagaggcagggggtacgtatttctgactgtgatgttattaagtcctctgtagtcaatgcaggggcgtaatgttttgtccttcttctcaacaaaaaagaacccagcaccaacagcggaagatgagggacgaatgatgccagaggttagggagtcgcctatgtaggtttccatagcttctctctcaggacgggacagattgaaaagccgactggacggcaaaggggctccaggcagtaactcaatagcgcaatcgtatggcctatgaggtggtagtgaGAGTGCTTTGGatttactgaatacctcggccaggtccaggtactcctcggggactgaagagaggtctggggttttgacaggggaagcaggggaacctaccgagggcggaatagccgacccaaggcaaacagaatggcagtgagtgctccaactgtgtattttgtggttttgccagtcaata
This sequence is a window from Coregonus clupeaformis isolate EN_2021a chromosome 7, ASM2061545v1, whole genome shotgun sequence. Protein-coding genes within it:
- the LOC121569111 gene encoding protein shisa-9B-like encodes the protein MMRSAGLLLGYFLVKVLECDAEGEPGQKLDGFIMVPTGTNESKLNGENSVSESPHTEDKCRGYYDVMGQWDPPFVCQTGSYLYCCGTCGFRFCCEFTSSRLDQTTCKNYDTPPWMMTGRPPPKKKDPTHDPTKDKTNLIVYIICGVVAIMALVGIFTKLGLEKAHRPHRENMSRALAQVMRQPGPGEHSEDIGVHGQHYDNMQANRVPANSLQANQMNSVGPGSSLMPGLGSPPHPYPSLGQITSPYEQQQPGKELNKYASLKAVAEKVNDNFYTNRRHMVEMAAKGSLPMHPMHRMEQEPSNPYSPPLQPSLKQNGHKSKSTKGHSSSHTLAYGSNTLANPGIQKNWDGTETVGRRQSHGTKKHCTIEQVNEMHSTSRSQHYMPPQAYFVSNSKTEVTV